The Methanolobus sp. WCC4 genome includes the window ACCTCGCAGACCTATAAGGCATTCAATTTCAATGTGCCCAATAGCGGTGACCAGCTGGTACAGGTAGAGCTTTTCGAGGATACGAATCTTGTAGATGACCATACGACCCAGATAGAACTCGTTCAGGGAACCGATGATGTGGTCGCGAATGTGATCCTTACCGACCTTATGATAGAGACCATACAGGCAACCAACTACGGAGAGGACATTATCTTCGAGGCATCCCCGGGACTATATAATCAGGGAGATGAAGTAAATAAGGTCACCGTGGTCGTTACAGCCACCGTGGATGAGTATACAAGATACACAGGAAGTGTTATAGTCTCGAATCTGGAAGCAAACCAGAGAAAGAGAGGTACTGTGAGAATGACGGTCCCTGCAGATGAGTCGTACTCCTTTGAGGTCGATGTTATCGTTGACGGGGAAGTGACATCCAGTGCAGCCACCAGCATGTCAATAAAGCTCCACGACCTGAAACTTGAGACTCCGGTCACATATCCACTTCTTGGATCCGAAGCTCCTGTAGAAGAGGAAATGCCTGAAGAGGAAGTAGAAGACACTGCAGCTGAGGAATCCCCCGGATTCGGAATACCAGTACTTGTGATATCAATGCTGTTCGCTGCCGGTACTATAAGAAAGAAGAACAGGAAAGTGTGATCATTCTTTTTTATTCTTCTTTCTTTTTTCTTTTTTTATTTGAATTCAATATCCATCTAAATGCAGGACATCGATGCGGAATCCTTCAAGCATCCCTGACAATCTGAAAAGTGGAAGGCCAACCACATTGAAAAAGTCACCTTCTATCCTTTCCACAAGTATTGCACCTTTTCCCTGTATAGCAAATGCACCGGCTTTGCCCATGGGTTCACCTGTATTTACATAAGCATCGATCAGCTTGCCGCTCATCTCTCTCATCCGAACGACTGTCATCTCATGTTCAGTGATTAACTTCCCGCTGGCAACATCAAGTACTGTAAGTCCTGTGACGGCTTTTATGTCCTTTCCACTTATCATGGACAGCATTGTCCTTGCATCTTCTTCATCCTCCGGTTTCCCCAGAACCTTATCATCACAGATCACAACAGTGTCTGCAGAGATGATAATGCCTTCCTTGAAACCACCAGCAACATCCAGTGCCTTTTCCCTTGAATGATGCATCACAAGCTCTGTCGGATCCAGACCATCTACCGTTCCCTCGGCATAGGAGCTTACACGAACCTCAAAGTCCCTGCCGATCAACTGTGCAAGAAGCTCTTTTCTTCTTTCGGATGCTGAAGCAAGAATGATCATTTTCATGTAGCTAACAAGGGTTGAACATGATATTTACTTTATCACGAAACCCGGGAACCTATCCGGGAAAAGAGTTCCAAAAAAGAAAAATTAAGGCAAACTCCAGTTTACCCTGTCTATTCACTCTTCTGGTAAGGCCACTGGACCCGAACCATCATCAATGTTGCCATTTCCTCCTTTATACATATTATGGCGAGAATCAAATATAGGCAGGTCCACCGGATACCACATCTGCAGGAAAGTCAACATATGATATTTCATGAAGACCTTTGCAGGCATTGATACGAACGACATCACGAAAATGAAGAGAATGAACTCGACAATAACTATTGGTATCAAGAGGATCCATACAGTTGTATCTGAGACAAGTGCCGAGAAAATAAAATAGCAAACAAAGGCAACAAGAGCCAAAACGATCAGGACGAGGACGGCAACGATAACCCCGACTATCGCAACAGCTATTCCCACAGCAATACCAAGTATGAGGCGGCCTATCCAGTATATGATGATCTGTTGCCAGTCACGTCTGAACTGTTCAACTACCCTTGATAATCCGGAGAAGAGACTGATCCCTGAGTACATCGAGACCGGTATTGCCATATTGATAAAAGAATTTATGACCCCCATTATCAGCGCAACTACAAAAAGAACAGCTATCAGGAATAATATCATAAAA containing:
- a CDS encoding Maf family nucleotide pyrophosphatase, which codes for MKMIILASASERRKELLAQLIGRDFEVRVSSYAEGTVDGLDPTELVMHHSREKALDVAGGFKEGIIISADTVVICDDKVLGKPEDEEDARTMLSMISGKDIKAVTGLTVLDVASGKLITEHEMTVVRMREMSGKLIDAYVNTGEPMGKAGAFAIQGKGAILVERIEGDFFNVVGLPLFRLSGMLEGFRIDVLHLDGY